A genomic segment from Shumkonia mesophila encodes:
- a CDS encoding S1C family serine protease translates to MSESQNTEIQESRRPRPQDVSYDLDRALSAVVSVRAEIPDDAFTAGILGTERAGNGVVIDDGGLVLTIGYLITEAESVWLMGTDGQATQGHVVAYDQQTGFGLVQALEDLRLPSLPIGSAAAVDVGEPVVFAGFGGRPYATQASVVAKREFAGYWEYVLDEALFTAPAHPNWGGGALIDGQGRLAGIGSLFVQLPQAGKGAIEGNMVVPIDLLAPIRDELLRFGRTTTPPRPWLGIYVADAEEQFVIVGIAEDGPADKAGVEVGDRIVEVDGRPVDSLANLFRSVWSMGAAGVEVPLTLWREGEVIMLGVRSIDCNLLLKRPRLH, encoded by the coding sequence ATGAGCGAATCTCAGAACACGGAAATTCAGGAATCCCGGCGGCCGCGACCGCAGGATGTCAGCTACGACCTGGACCGGGCGCTTTCGGCGGTGGTTTCGGTGCGCGCCGAAATACCCGACGACGCCTTCACCGCCGGCATCCTGGGAACCGAGCGGGCCGGCAACGGCGTCGTCATCGACGACGGCGGCCTGGTGCTGACCATAGGCTATCTGATCACCGAGGCGGAATCGGTGTGGTTGATGGGGACGGACGGCCAGGCGACCCAGGGCCATGTGGTGGCCTACGATCAGCAGACCGGCTTCGGCCTGGTACAGGCATTGGAAGATCTGCGGTTGCCGTCTCTGCCCATCGGTTCGGCGGCGGCGGTCGACGTCGGTGAGCCGGTGGTGTTCGCCGGCTTCGGCGGCCGGCCGTACGCCACGCAGGCCTCGGTCGTCGCCAAGCGCGAGTTTGCCGGCTATTGGGAGTACGTCCTCGACGAGGCGCTGTTCACGGCGCCGGCGCACCCCAACTGGGGCGGCGGCGCGCTGATCGACGGCCAGGGCCGGCTGGCCGGCATCGGGTCGCTGTTCGTGCAGTTGCCGCAGGCCGGCAAGGGGGCGATCGAGGGCAACATGGTGGTGCCCATCGATCTGCTGGCGCCCATTCGCGACGAACTGCTGCGTTTCGGCAGGACGACGACGCCGCCGCGTCCGTGGCTTGGCATCTACGTCGCCGACGCCGAGGAGCAGTTCGTCATCGTCGGCATCGCCGAGGACGGCCCGGCCGACAAGGCCGGCGTCGAGGTGGGCGATCGTATCGTCGAGGTGGATGGCCGGCCGGTCGACAGCCTGGCGAATTTGTTTCGCAGCGTGTGGTCGATGGGCGCGGCCGGTGTCGAGGTGCCCCTGACCCTGTGGCGCGAGGGCGAGGTGATCATGCTCGGCGTCCGATCGATCGATTGCAACCTCCTCCTCAAACGGCCGCGGCTGCATTGA
- a CDS encoding SHOCT domain-containing protein yields the protein MWNNGFNHWNMMGWDGGGWPWFMGFHGILWLLFFALIAFALVHLIRGWRSNPVREAALATLGQEYASGRIDRDEFFRRKKDLD from the coding sequence ATGTGGAACAACGGCTTCAATCACTGGAACATGATGGGCTGGGACGGCGGCGGCTGGCCGTGGTTCATGGGTTTTCACGGCATCCTGTGGCTGCTGTTCTTCGCCCTCATCGCGTTCGCCCTGGTCCACCTGATTCGCGGCTGGCGCAGCAATCCGGTCCGCGAGGCGGCGCTGGCCACCCTCGGCCAGGAATACGCCAGCGGCCGCATCGACCGCGACGAGTTCTTCCGCCGCAAGAAGGACCTGGACTGA
- a CDS encoding adenine nucleotide alpha-hydrolase family protein, translated as MKDFDATPLEALNAVLDSLGSIAVAVSGGVDSLTLAQAAHRRLGAGVEMIHATSPAVPAEATARTRALAAREGWTLKVIDAGEFADKDYLANPVNRCFFCKSSLYRSLAAMTERQVVSGANTDDLGDYRPGMQAAAERGVRHPFIEAGIDKAGIRAVARTLGLEGIAELPASPCLSSRIETGIAVTPEALDFVHAVENRISGWLADRGGFAGAVRCRIRHDGPAVELDAASLAMVLAPEAAPLRGEVAGLARARGYGADLPFGPYRMGSAFLKAEGA; from the coding sequence ATGAAAGATTTTGACGCCACCCCGCTGGAAGCCCTCAACGCGGTGCTCGATTCCCTGGGCTCCATCGCCGTCGCCGTCAGCGGCGGCGTCGACAGCCTGACGCTGGCCCAGGCCGCCCACCGGCGGCTGGGAGCGGGGGTCGAGATGATCCACGCCACCTCGCCGGCGGTGCCGGCCGAGGCGACGGCGCGCACCCGTGCCCTGGCGGCCCGCGAGGGCTGGACGCTCAAGGTGATCGATGCCGGCGAGTTCGCCGACAAGGACTACTTGGCCAACCCGGTCAACCGCTGCTTCTTCTGCAAGTCGTCGCTGTACCGCAGCCTGGCGGCGATGACCGAGCGCCAAGTGGTGTCGGGGGCCAATACCGATGATCTGGGCGATTATCGCCCCGGCATGCAGGCGGCGGCCGAGCGTGGCGTGCGCCACCCCTTCATCGAGGCCGGCATCGACAAGGCGGGCATCCGGGCGGTGGCCCGTACCCTGGGCCTCGAGGGCATCGCCGAGCTGCCGGCGTCGCCCTGCCTGTCGAGCCGCATCGAGACCGGCATTGCGGTGACGCCGGAGGCGCTCGATTTCGTCCATGCCGTGGAAAACCGCATCAGCGGCTGGCTGGCCGACCGCGGAGGCTTCGCCGGCGCGGTGCGCTGCCGCATCCGCCACGACGGCCCGGCGGTCGAGTTGGATGCCGCCAGCCTCGCCATGGTGCTGGCCCCCGAGGCCGCGCCCCTGCGCGGCGAGGTCGCCGGCCTGGCGCGGGCGCGCGGCTATGGCGCCGATCTGCCGTTCGGGCCCTACCGCATGGGCAGCGCCTTTCTCAAGGCCGAAGGCGCATGA
- a CDS encoding LarC family nickel insertion protein gives MHVHLDALGGVAGDMFLAAMLDARPDLVDGALKAIRAAGLPKGWTAEAVDHHADGLAGRRFHVVPPAHGVHHHHPHEHHHHVAFRDIRAMIEKSRLDGGVKARAIAIFRLLAEAEGAVHGQDPEEVHFHEVADWDSLADIVGAAFVIEALGGATWSVSALPMGSGRVKTAHGILPVPAPATARLLEGFETLDDGIAGERITPTGAAILKALAPARRRLPEATLTASGTGFGTRALPGLPNILRALLFDTDAAAQNAPGRESEVAVIAFEVDDQTPEDLAAGLDKLRAEADVLDVTQAAVFGKKGRLMAAVHILCRAPAVERVAAACFAETTTIGLRWHLARRFELDRRAVTAGGVRVKVVSRPGGATAKAEMDDIRDVPGGRVARAAVRVAAEGDALRNGKTSKRKTDDA, from the coding sequence GTGCACGTTCATCTGGACGCCCTAGGCGGCGTCGCCGGCGATATGTTCCTGGCCGCCATGCTGGATGCGCGGCCGGATCTGGTGGACGGCGCGCTCAAGGCCATCCGCGCCGCCGGCCTGCCGAAGGGGTGGACGGCCGAGGCCGTCGACCATCACGCCGACGGACTGGCCGGCCGGCGCTTCCACGTGGTGCCGCCTGCGCATGGCGTTCATCATCACCATCCCCACGAACACCACCATCATGTCGCCTTCCGCGACATCCGGGCGATGATTGAGAAAAGCCGCCTGGACGGGGGCGTGAAGGCGCGCGCCATCGCTATTTTCCGGCTGCTTGCCGAGGCCGAGGGGGCGGTCCACGGCCAAGACCCCGAGGAGGTGCATTTCCACGAGGTGGCCGACTGGGATTCACTGGCCGACATCGTGGGGGCGGCCTTCGTCATCGAGGCGCTGGGCGGGGCCACATGGTCGGTCTCGGCGCTGCCGATGGGCAGCGGACGCGTCAAGACGGCGCACGGCATCCTGCCGGTGCCGGCCCCGGCCACGGCCCGTCTGCTCGAAGGCTTCGAGACACTGGATGACGGCATCGCCGGCGAACGCATCACGCCGACCGGGGCGGCCATCCTCAAGGCGCTGGCGCCGGCGCGCCGGCGGCTCCCCGAGGCCACCCTGACGGCCAGCGGCACCGGCTTCGGCACCCGCGCCCTGCCGGGCCTGCCCAACATCCTGCGCGCGCTGCTGTTCGACACGGACGCGGCTGCCCAAAACGCCCCCGGGCGAGAAAGCGAAGTGGCGGTCATCGCCTTCGAGGTCGACGATCAGACGCCCGAGGACTTGGCGGCCGGCCTTGACAAGCTGCGCGCCGAGGCCGACGTCTTGGACGTGACCCAGGCGGCGGTTTTCGGCAAGAAGGGGCGGCTGATGGCGGCCGTCCATATCCTGTGCCGGGCGCCGGCCGTCGAACGGGTTGCGGCCGCCTGCTTCGCCGAAACGACGACCATCGGCCTGCGCTGGCATCTGGCCCGCCGGTTCGAGCTGGATCGCCGGGCGGTGACGGCGGGCGGGGTTCGGGTGAAGGTGGTCTCGCGACCCGGCGGGGCGACGGCCAAGGCTGAGATGGACGACATCCGCGACGTTCCCGGCGGGCGGGTGGCGCGGGCCGCCGTCCGCGTCGCCGCCGAAGGGGATGCGTTGCGCAATGGCAAGACGAGCAAACGGAAGACCGACGACGCATGA
- a CDS encoding iron-containing alcohol dehydrogenase: MPRIVFGAGASAGIAKEARAFGARALVVTGRRSFRESPRWADFVESCRQAGLEFDTVTVEDEPSPELVDETVARFRPAGIGVVVGVGGGSALDAAKAIAGLLIPGNSVMDHLEGVGRGVPYAGPAVPFIAVPTTAGTGSEATRNAVLSRRGSEGFKKSFRDEQLVARVALVDPALLIGCPAAQMAANGMDALTQLLESYVSPRANPMTDALALSGMKAFRKGFFAAWERAGRNDPAARMGRSCAAYASLMSGITLAQTGLGVVHGLASPLGAFLPIAHGVACGTLLAVATETNIRALRLRDPGGPALAKYAEAGRLLSGRDDLEAQRTLDLLVETLFEWVERLQIPRLGALGMSAADVSRVAGASGGTSMKTNPVMLGKDEIAEILERRL, translated from the coding sequence GTGCCCAGGATCGTTTTCGGGGCGGGTGCCAGCGCCGGCATCGCCAAGGAGGCGCGGGCCTTCGGCGCCCGCGCCCTGGTGGTGACCGGCCGCCGCTCGTTCCGCGAATCGCCGCGCTGGGCCGACTTCGTGGAAAGCTGCCGGCAGGCCGGCCTTGAGTTCGACACCGTGACGGTCGAGGACGAGCCGTCGCCGGAGCTGGTCGACGAAACGGTGGCCCGTTTCCGTCCGGCCGGCATCGGGGTGGTCGTCGGCGTCGGCGGCGGCAGCGCGCTCGACGCCGCCAAGGCCATAGCCGGCCTGCTGATCCCGGGTAATTCGGTGATGGATCACCTGGAAGGGGTCGGGCGCGGCGTGCCGTATGCGGGCCCCGCCGTGCCATTCATCGCCGTGCCGACGACAGCCGGCACCGGCAGCGAGGCGACCAGGAACGCGGTCTTGAGCCGGCGCGGATCGGAGGGTTTCAAGAAGTCGTTTCGCGACGAGCAGCTGGTGGCCCGCGTTGCCCTCGTCGATCCGGCGCTGCTGATCGGTTGCCCGGCCGCGCAGATGGCGGCCAACGGCATGGATGCGCTGACCCAGCTCCTCGAATCCTATGTGTCGCCGCGCGCCAATCCGATGACCGACGCGCTGGCCTTGTCGGGGATGAAGGCCTTCCGCAAGGGCTTCTTCGCCGCCTGGGAAAGGGCGGGCCGCAACGATCCCGCTGCCCGCATGGGCCGCTCCTGCGCCGCCTACGCCTCGCTGATGTCGGGCATCACGTTGGCCCAGACCGGGCTGGGGGTGGTTCACGGCCTGGCCTCGCCCTTGGGCGCCTTCCTGCCGATCGCCCATGGCGTCGCCTGCGGCACGCTGCTGGCGGTGGCCACCGAAACCAACATCCGGGCGCTCAGGCTTCGCGATCCCGGCGGGCCGGCACTCGCCAAGTACGCCGAGGCAGGGCGCCTGCTCTCGGGGCGCGACGACCTGGAAGCGCAACGCACGCTGGATCTTCTGGTCGAGACCCTGTTCGAGTGGGTCGAGCGTCTGCAGATCCCGCGCTTGGGCGCGCTGGGCATGTCGGCCGCCGATGTGTCGCGCGTGGCCGGCGCCAGCGGCGGCACCAGCATGAAGACCAACCCGGTGATGCTGGGCAAGGACGAAATCGCCGAAATCCTCGAGCGGCGGCTCTGA
- a CDS encoding antibiotic biosynthesis monooxygenase, producing MHVTLVHVQVKPDRVDDFIEASRVNHVGSIEEAGNRRFDVLQDTRDPARFILYEAYVTAQQAAAHKETPHYVRWRDAVAGMMAQPRDGVPYNGLFPVD from the coding sequence ATGCACGTTACGCTGGTTCATGTCCAGGTGAAGCCCGACCGGGTCGACGATTTCATCGAGGCCAGCCGGGTCAACCACGTGGGATCGATCGAGGAGGCCGGCAACCGCCGCTTCGACGTGCTCCAGGACACCCGCGATCCGGCCAGGTTCATCCTCTACGAGGCCTATGTCACCGCCCAACAGGCCGCCGCCCACAAGGAAACGCCGCATTACGTTCGGTGGCGCGACGCGGTGGCCGGCATGATGGCGCAGCCGCGCGACGGCGTGCCGTATAACGGCCTCTTTCCCGTCGACTAG
- a CDS encoding MFS transporter, which produces MTTTERSQRTVPSATLAAWIAWLCGASFYCYGFFQRVAPSVMVGDLMRDFGVSGAVLGNLTAFYFYAYAGLQIPVGVMVDRFGPRRMLTAAAILCTAGSWLFATADSLALAYAGRALIGAGAGVAWIGTLQIAAFGFPARRFALLTGLTLLLGMAGGVGGQTPLAFVIGTAGWRPTLLGATVVAAVLALLIWGFVRIDAAPGGRAAPAEGSVLRGLVSVLATPQSWTCAIFGAGLAVPVLAFAGLWGVPYMMEMYGLTRPAAAFTTTLMLVGWAIGAPAAGWISDHLGRRRGPMVVSSMAALATLAAALYLPGLPLLAVQGLLLVHGIFSGAMVLSFATARENNRQRVSATAVGFVNMAVMAMSAGFQPLIGWLLDRGWDGRLVDGGRVYAPATFKAALVTLLVAGVAACLAALMTRETRCKPVAGAD; this is translated from the coding sequence ATGACCACCACGGAGCGATCGCAGCGCACGGTACCGTCGGCCACCCTGGCGGCCTGGATCGCCTGGCTGTGCGGGGCCTCCTTCTATTGCTACGGCTTTTTCCAGCGGGTGGCGCCCAGCGTCATGGTCGGCGACCTGATGCGCGACTTCGGCGTCTCGGGCGCCGTGCTGGGCAACCTGACCGCCTTTTATTTCTACGCCTACGCGGGATTGCAGATCCCCGTCGGCGTGATGGTCGACCGCTTCGGCCCGCGCCGCATGCTGACCGCCGCCGCCATCCTGTGCACGGCGGGAAGCTGGCTGTTCGCGACGGCGGATTCGCTTGCTCTCGCTTATGCCGGCCGGGCGCTGATCGGGGCCGGCGCCGGGGTTGCCTGGATCGGCACGCTCCAGATCGCCGCCTTCGGCTTCCCGGCCCGCCGCTTCGCCCTGTTGACGGGGCTGACCCTGCTGCTGGGCATGGCCGGCGGCGTCGGAGGCCAGACGCCCCTGGCCTTCGTCATCGGGACGGCGGGTTGGCGGCCCACCCTTCTGGGGGCCACCGTCGTGGCCGCCGTTCTCGCCTTGCTGATCTGGGGGTTCGTGCGCATCGATGCGGCGCCGGGCGGCAGGGCGGCGCCCGCCGAGGGCAGCGTACTGCGCGGGCTGGTGTCGGTGCTGGCCACCCCGCAAAGCTGGACATGTGCCATTTTTGGGGCGGGGCTTGCGGTTCCGGTGCTGGCCTTCGCCGGGCTGTGGGGCGTGCCCTACATGATGGAAATGTACGGCCTGACCCGCCCGGCGGCGGCTTTCACTACGACGTTGATGCTGGTCGGCTGGGCCATCGGCGCGCCGGCCGCGGGATGGATCTCCGATCACCTGGGGCGTCGTCGGGGTCCCATGGTGGTTTCCAGCATGGCGGCGCTGGCAACCCTGGCCGCCGCTCTTTACCTGCCGGGGCTGCCGCTGCTTGCCGTGCAGGGCCTGCTTCTGGTGCACGGCATCTTCTCGGGAGCCATGGTGCTGTCGTTTGCCACCGCGCGGGAGAACAACCGCCAGCGGGTCAGCGCCACCGCCGTCGGCTTCGTCAACATGGCGGTGATGGCGATGAGCGCCGGCTTCCAGCCGCTGATCGGCTGGCTGCTCGACCGTGGCTGGGACGGCCGCCTGGTCGATGGCGGCCGGGTCTACGCGCCGGCCACCTTCAAGGCGGCCCTGGTGACGCTGCTGGTGGCCGGTGTCGCCGCCTGCCTGGCCGCCCTCATGACCCGCGAAACCCGCTGTAAGCCGGTCGCCGGCGCCGACTGA
- a CDS encoding ATP-binding protein, with amino-acid sequence MRRLLPKSFFGQTVLVLLVGLSVSHLVSMAIYSSDRVEILALSGGEETARRIASIARLVDQVPPEWRGRILETVQGPTLRVTLTGDSGLVPDASEDWRGGLIRRFLASEIPVAEGDVIVRLEGPPEPPSVRPGMMTGSLQRHMHMGWFAPRMVEDWPVGASLRASVRLGDGQWLTFAAAIPDPPRLWSAPAALSLVLMVVTVVVFSLWAVRRLTGPIRTFAEAADRLGRDVKAPPLPETGPLEIRRATRAFNGMQARLRRLVENRTRMLAAISHDLRTPITQLRLRAEFIEDAEEQAKTLATLEEMEAMIASTLTFARDDALAEAPRPVDLAALVESLCDDLADAGKAVSFAAAEKVAVTCRPAALKRAVANLIENAVKYGGGARVSVAVDAGEVRIVVEDDGPGIPPDELENVFAPFYRVEKSRGTGPGGVGLGLSVVRAVADAHGGHVRLENRDAGGLSAILEFPR; translated from the coding sequence ATGAGGCGTCTGCTGCCCAAAAGCTTCTTCGGCCAGACCGTGCTCGTCCTCCTGGTCGGGCTCTCCGTGTCGCATCTGGTCAGCATGGCCATTTATTCGAGCGACCGGGTGGAGATCCTGGCGCTTTCCGGCGGCGAGGAGACGGCCCGGCGCATCGCCTCCATCGCCCGCCTGGTCGACCAGGTGCCGCCCGAATGGCGGGGCCGCATTCTGGAAACGGTGCAGGGCCCTACCTTGCGGGTCACGCTGACCGGCGACAGCGGGCTCGTGCCCGACGCCTCCGAGGACTGGCGCGGCGGCCTCATCCGCCGCTTCCTGGCCAGCGAGATCCCGGTGGCCGAGGGCGACGTCATCGTGCGCCTGGAGGGGCCGCCGGAACCGCCGTCCGTCCGGCCGGGCATGATGACGGGGTCCCTGCAGCGGCACATGCACATGGGCTGGTTCGCCCCCCGCATGGTCGAGGACTGGCCGGTCGGGGCCTCGCTGCGCGCTTCGGTGCGCCTGGGCGACGGCCAATGGCTCACCTTCGCGGCGGCGATTCCCGACCCGCCGCGCCTGTGGTCGGCCCCGGCGGCGCTGTCCCTGGTCCTGATGGTGGTGACGGTGGTGGTCTTCTCGCTGTGGGCGGTCCGCCGGCTGACCGGCCCCATTCGCACCTTCGCCGAGGCGGCCGACCGTTTGGGCCGTGACGTCAAGGCGCCGCCGCTTCCCGAAACCGGTCCGCTCGAAATCCGCCGGGCGACGCGTGCTTTCAACGGCATGCAGGCCCGCCTGCGCCGCCTGGTCGAGAATCGCACCCGCATGCTGGCGGCCATCTCGCACGACCTGCGCACGCCGATCACCCAGCTTCGGCTGCGCGCCGAATTTATCGAAGACGCCGAGGAGCAGGCCAAGACCCTGGCGACGCTGGAGGAGATGGAGGCGATGATCGCCTCGACGCTGACGTTTGCCCGGGACGACGCCCTTGCCGAGGCGCCGCGACCGGTCGATCTCGCCGCCCTGGTCGAAAGCCTGTGCGACGATCTGGCCGATGCCGGCAAGGCGGTTTCCTTCGCGGCGGCCGAGAAGGTTGCCGTGACCTGCCGGCCGGCGGCGCTGAAGCGGGCGGTGGCCAACCTGATCGAGAACGCCGTGAAATACGGCGGTGGCGCCCGCGTGTCCGTCGCCGTCGACGCCGGGGAGGTGCGCATCGTCGTCGAGGACGATGGCCCCGGCATCCCGCCCGACGAACTGGAAAACGTCTTCGCGCCCTTCTACCGGGTCGAGAAGTCGCGCGGCACCGGGCCCGGCGGCGTCGGTCTGGGCTTGAGCGTGGTGCGGGCCGTCGCCGACGCCCATGGCGGCCACGTGCGGCTCGAAAACCGCGACGCCGGCGGCCTCAGCGCCATCCTCGAATTCCCACGATGA
- the larA gene encoding nickel-dependent lactate racemase — protein MRIDMNYGRGTMPVELDDTWRVTVIRKPEMPAAPDPVGATVAAVANPVGCAPLAELAKKAGTACILICDITRPVPNGTVLPVLLRTLLDAGMSAKNIRVLVATGLHRPNEGAELAELVGDSWVMETVRVENHFARNDADHVFLGKTTRGTVVRLDRRFVEADLRIATGLVEPHFMAGFSGGRKVITPGVAHAETITTLHTAPFMEHPNAANLVLEGNPLHEEQLEVVKLLGGAYAVNTVIDEFRRLSFVNFGEIAQSHLKAVDFINRYAVVHVPERFSTVLSSSAGYPLDRTYYQTVKGMVSPIDILKPGGDIIMVSEISEGFGSKEYLAAQKELIEKGEDGFIEGLFGKSHAAVDEWQTEYQIKAMRVGRIQLYTKALTPEERALTGVEIISSVEEAVRQSVARHKDTRIAVVPEGPYVVPLYRAEAAEAAVAE, from the coding sequence ATGCGGATCGACATGAATTACGGGCGGGGAACGATGCCCGTCGAACTGGACGACACCTGGCGGGTAACCGTCATCCGCAAGCCGGAAATGCCGGCGGCGCCGGACCCCGTCGGCGCCACGGTGGCGGCAGTGGCCAACCCGGTGGGATGCGCGCCGTTGGCCGAACTGGCCAAGAAGGCCGGGACCGCCTGCATCCTGATCTGCGACATCACCCGGCCGGTGCCCAACGGCACGGTGCTGCCGGTCCTGCTGCGCACGCTGCTCGACGCCGGCATGAGCGCAAAGAACATCCGCGTCCTCGTCGCCACCGGTCTGCACCGCCCCAACGAGGGCGCCGAACTGGCCGAGCTGGTGGGCGATTCCTGGGTCATGGAAACGGTGCGCGTCGAAAATCACTTCGCCCGCAACGACGCCGACCACGTATTCCTCGGCAAGACCACGCGCGGAACGGTGGTGCGCCTGGACAGGCGCTTCGTCGAGGCCGACCTGCGCATCGCCACCGGCCTGGTCGAACCGCATTTCATGGCCGGCTTCTCGGGCGGGCGCAAGGTGATCACCCCCGGCGTCGCCCACGCCGAGACCATCACCACGCTGCACACCGCGCCCTTCATGGAGCACCCCAACGCCGCCAACTTGGTGCTGGAGGGAAACCCGCTGCACGAAGAGCAGCTGGAGGTGGTCAAGCTGCTGGGCGGCGCCTATGCCGTCAATACCGTCATCGACGAGTTTCGGCGGCTGTCCTTCGTCAACTTCGGCGAGATCGCCCAGAGCCACCTCAAGGCGGTCGATTTCATCAACCGCTACGCCGTGGTCCACGTGCCGGAGCGCTTCTCCACCGTGCTCAGCAGCAGCGCCGGCTATCCGCTGGATCGCACCTATTACCAGACGGTCAAGGGCATGGTATCGCCCATCGACATCCTGAAGCCGGGCGGCGACATCATTATGGTGTCCGAGATTTCCGAGGGCTTCGGTTCGAAGGAATACCTGGCGGCCCAGAAGGAGCTGATCGAAAAGGGTGAGGACGGCTTCATCGAGGGCCTGTTCGGCAAGAGCCACGCCGCCGTCGACGAGTGGCAGACCGAATACCAGATCAAGGCCATGCGGGTGGGGCGCATCCAGCTCTACACCAAGGCGCTGACGCCCGAAGAGCGGGCGCTGACCGGGGTCGAGATCATTTCCTCGGTCGAGGAAGCGGTGCGCCAGAGCGTGGCCCGCCACAAAGACACGCGCATCGCCGTGGTTCCCGAGGGGCCCTACGTGGTGCCGCTCTATCGGGCCGAGGCGGCGGAAGCGGCGGTGGCCGAGTAG
- the larB gene encoding nickel pincer cofactor biosynthesis protein LarB: MSPESVWDAARRARIGLAEAILCEGKTPAQIAAICAVATKDDRHPLLLTRLESTVFAALPPEVRREADYDALSRTALLGRLPAPTEAARIAVVTAGTSDIGVAREAVRTLAAYGEAATEWADIGVAGLWRLLERLEELKRFAVVIVVAGMDGALFSVIGGLLPGAIIAVPTSTGYGVSAKGETALHAALSSCAPGILVTNIDNGYGAACAALRILRAARQTPPAVA, from the coding sequence ATGAGCCCGGAATCGGTATGGGACGCGGCCCGGCGGGCCCGCATCGGCTTGGCCGAGGCCATTCTATGCGAGGGCAAGACGCCGGCCCAGATCGCCGCGATTTGCGCAGTGGCCACCAAGGACGACCGGCATCCGCTGTTGCTGACGCGACTGGAATCGACGGTGTTCGCGGCGCTGCCACCCGAGGTGCGCCGCGAAGCCGATTACGACGCGCTTTCCCGGACCGCCCTTCTCGGCCGCCTGCCGGCGCCGACGGAAGCGGCTCGCATCGCCGTGGTGACGGCCGGCACGTCGGACATAGGCGTTGCCCGCGAAGCGGTGCGCACGCTCGCCGCCTATGGCGAAGCGGCGACCGAGTGGGCCGACATCGGGGTGGCCGGCCTGTGGCGGCTGTTGGAAAGGCTCGAGGAACTCAAGCGCTTCGCCGTCGTCATCGTGGTGGCCGGCATGGACGGCGCCCTCTTCTCGGTGATCGGCGGCCTGCTGCCGGGCGCCATCATCGCGGTGCCGACCTCGACCGGCTATGGCGTGTCGGCCAAGGGTGAAACGGCGCTGCACGCGGCGCTCTCCAGTTGCGCGCCGGGCATCCTGGTCACCAATATCGACAATGGGTATGGCGCCGCCTGCGCCGCGCTTCGGATTTTGAGGGCTGCGCGCCAAACACCACCGGCCGTTGCCTAG
- a CDS encoding response regulator, with amino-acid sequence MNETPHLLVVDDNREIRDLLARFMAKHEFRVSTAEDGKAMWRVLETSRIDLVILDLMLPGEDGLVLCRELRARSNIPIVMLTAMGEETDRIVGLEMGADDYVPKPFNPRELLARVKAVLRRAQSLPEQGKAPEQTAVRFAGWTFDLARREIVSADGVAVPLSTGEFDLLATFVAHPRHVLSRDQLLDLTRGREAAAFDRSIDTQVSRLRRKIEKDAKDPQIIKTVWGGGYVFTPEVSGE; translated from the coding sequence ATGAACGAGACGCCGCACCTCCTGGTCGTCGACGACAACCGCGAAATCCGCGACCTGCTGGCCAGGTTCATGGCCAAGCACGAATTCCGCGTCAGCACGGCCGAGGACGGCAAGGCCATGTGGCGGGTCCTGGAAACCAGCCGCATCGACCTCGTCATCCTCGACCTCATGCTGCCCGGCGAGGACGGGCTGGTTCTGTGCCGCGAACTGAGGGCACGTTCGAACATCCCCATCGTCATGCTGACCGCCATGGGCGAGGAAACGGATCGCATCGTCGGCCTCGAGATGGGGGCCGACGACTACGTGCCGAAGCCGTTCAACCCGCGCGAGCTTCTGGCTCGCGTCAAGGCGGTGCTGCGCCGCGCCCAGTCGCTCCCGGAGCAGGGCAAGGCGCCCGAGCAGACAGCGGTCCGCTTCGCCGGCTGGACCTTCGATCTGGCCCGGCGCGAGATCGTGTCGGCGGATGGCGTGGCGGTGCCGCTCAGCACCGGTGAGTTCGACCTGCTGGCGACCTTCGTCGCCCATCCTCGCCACGTACTCAGCCGCGACCAGCTTCTGGACCTGACCCGCGGGCGCGAGGCGGCGGCGTTCGATCGCAGCATCGACACCCAGGTCAGCCGCCTGCGCCGCAAGATCGAAAAGGACGCCAAGGACCCGCAGATCATCAAGACGGTGTGGGGCGGTGGCTACGTGTTCACGCCGGAGGTGAGCGGGGAATGA